In the genome of Macrobrachium nipponense isolate FS-2020 chromosome 42, ASM1510439v2, whole genome shotgun sequence, one region contains:
- the LOC135213126 gene encoding gastrula zinc finger protein XlCGF57.1-like, with protein sequence MMHDSKEPLHSAGGSVYIKAELLHHEDSDYSLESSYGRSGGSDCDTKSETAYMVEKLMSNNNSYGDSLDASCSPSEVSCKEEKFSPHDESISTLNSYKYEGALGNVKREVESGDCKIPPITEETWSCKPCSVNFSFKEQLAAHVVQHPPSSNQTFACEICNKEYTKKGNLKIHMRQHTGERPFSCDSCSKTFTQKEHLNKHMRYHTRERPFKCEICSKSFMDKGYLNIHMRQHTGELPFTCEVCGKGFTEKGALKKHMIKHTGERPFTCEICGAGYTQKAILTIHMRQHTGERPYSCEVCGKDFTDEANRKRHMQRHSTDNPICCDVCGKVFAFKNTLQIHMRHHTGELPYSCDVCGKAFAVKGNLNTHMGKHKAKKPYNCETCGRGFSQKGNLDKHKKQHAVKRPFSCEICNKDFIERGNYDVHMRKHTGERPFICEICGKDYAKKEILSRHLRQHTGEKRHCCEICPKSFTEKENLKVHMRKHTGERPFPCETCGRSFFEKRSLKRHMIQHTGERRFACGLCGRKFTRKESLIRHKNCSPVEQSADPSLALHHDIEQTVKSPLSQVHIIEQSTDTLLPSIPSLEHVKSEPENADVSIKEEKIDECFVEDNLVIFSS encoded by the coding sequence ATGATGCATGACAGCAAGGAACCATTGCATTCTGCAGGTGGAAGTGTCTACATAAAGGCAGAACTTCTTCATCATGAAGACAGTGATTACAGCCTCGAAAGCTCTTATGGTCGTAGCGGAGGTTCTGATTGTGACACAAAATCTGAAACTGCTTACATGGTAGAGAAACTTATGTCCAATAACAACAGCTATGGTGACTCTTTGGATGCTTCCTGCAGCCCATCTGAAGTTTCCTGTAAAGAGGAGAAGTTTTCTCCTCATGATGAGAGTATCAGTACCCTAAATTCATACAAATATGAAGGAGCTCTTGGGAATGTCAAAAGGGAAGTTGAATCAGGTGATTGTAAGATCCCACCTATTACTGAAGAAACCTGGTCTTGTAAGCCTTgcagtgtcaattttagttttaaagaacAACTCGCGGCTCACGTAGTTCAGCATCCCCCTTCCAGTAACCAAACGTTCGCCTGTGAGATCTGTAATAAAGAGTATACTAAGAAAGGAAATCTCAAGATTCACATGAGACAGCACACTGGGGAACGGCCATTCTCTTGCGATAGTTGCTCCAAGACATTTACTCAAAAAGAGCACTTGAACAAGCACATGAGGTATCATACCAGGGAAAGACCTTTTAAATGTGAAATATGTTCAAAATCATTTATGGACAAAGGGTACTTGAATATACACATGCGGCAGCATACGGGCGAGCTTCCATTTACTTGTGAAGTGTGTGGCAAAGGTTTTACAGAAAAAGGAGCTCTCAAGAAGCATATGATCAAGCATACTGGGGAGAGGCCATTCACCTGTGAAATCTGCGGTGCTGGGTATACTCAGAAGGCCATTCTCACCATACACATGCGACAGCACACTGGAGAAAGGCCATATTCGTGTGAAGTCTGTGGTAAGGATTTCACAGACGAGGCAAACCGAAAGAGACACATGCAGAGACATTCAACAGACAACCCCATCTGCTGTGACGTGTGCGGAAAGGTGTTTGCTTTTAAAAACACCCTTCAGATTCACATGAGGCATCATACGGGCGAGCTTCCATATTCCTGTGATGTTTGTGGAAAAGCTTTTGCTGTGAAAGGAAACCTGAATACTCACATGGGGAAACATAAAGCTAAAAAGCCATATAATTGTGAAACTTGCGGTAGAGGTTTTTCACAAAAGGGAAATCTTGACAAGCATAAGAAACAACATGCAGTCAAGAGACCATTCTCTTGTGAAATTTGTAACAAAGATTTTATTGAAAGAGGGAACTATGATGTACATATGAGAAAGCACACAGGTGAGCGGCCTTTCATTTGTGAAATATGTGGCAAAGATTACGCCAAGAAGGAAATCCTCTCCAGGCACTTGCGGCAACACACTGGAGAGAAACGGCACTGCTGTGAGATCTGCCCCAAAAGTTTTACTGAAAAAGAGAACCTCAAAGTACACATGAGAAAGCATACGGGCGAACGGCCGTTTCCCTGCGAAACTTGTGGGAGGAGCTTTTTCGAGAAGAGAAGTCTTAAGAGACATATGATTCAGCACACGGGCGAGCGTCGCTTTGCATGCGGATTGTGTGGTAGAAAGTTTACTAGAAAAGAAAGTTTAATTAGACACAAAAATTGCTCTCCTGTGGAACAGAGTGCAGACCCTTCCCTTGCCCTTCATCATGATATTGAACAGACTGTGAAGTCTCCACTCTCTCAAGTTCATATTATTGAACAAAGTACAGACACTCTGCTTCCCTCCATTCCCTCCCTAGAACATGTCAAGTCTGAACCTGAGAATGCAGACGTGTCTATAAAAGAAGAGAAGATAGATGAGTGTTTTGTAGAAGACAATCTTGTGATTTTTTCTTCTTAG
- the LOC135213127 gene encoding gastrula zinc finger protein XlCGF57.1-like, whose translation MEHPFLDELCNNDFKEKEDESVSKKQPTDVGPYLCKLCGKHFAHKGNLNRHMKLQVCDRPFSCERCRKTFAQEEMLFKHREKHTRDRPYTCEVCGRGFTERSNLRTHMMYHTGERPFSCEVCGKTFVGRGNLNIHIRKHTGERPYSCEICGKSFPQKEHLNKHIRCHTRERPYVCELCGKTFIEHGHLTTHRKHHKEERPFKCEVCGKGFVERCNLKQHLRKHTGERPYSCEFCDKDFTRKGILNIHLRLHTGERPFICDVCNRGFTRKDNLKLHKRQHTGELPFACDACGRCYAEKGKLKTHMRKHTGERPFACKICGKTFTENGKLTRHMRQHTGERPFECGVCGMKFIQKNHLNKHMRRHNGVGPVSRRNANTSGNSEPDTLTGKVEISEIISIPEELENIFTDGNIPDVDTELHCQSDLSLVNSLCENNEPEDCLSENACGTNLMRLVDPSEISREFIKRESEDTDISLAEVKVEESLFSDTLMNVSV comes from the coding sequence ATGGAGCACCCTTTTCTTGATGAACTTTGCAACAATGATTTTAAGGAGAAGGAAGATGAGAGTGTAAGTAAAAAACAACCCACGGACGTTGGCCCGTACTTATGTAAATTATGTGGCAAGCACTTTGCTCACAAAGGAAACCTCAACAGACATATGAAACTGCAAGTATGCGATCGACCTTTCTCGTGTGAACGGTGTCGTAAGACTTTCGCCCAAGAAGAAATGCTCTTTAAGCACAGAGAAAAACACACTCGAGATAGGCCTTATACTTGTGAGGTGTGTGGTAGGGGGTTTACCGAAAGATCAAACTTGAGGACACACATGATGTATCACACGGGAGAACGGCCTTTCTCTTGCGAAGTCTGCGGTAAAACTTTTGTTGGAAGAGGAAACCTAAATATCCACATCAGGAAACACACAGGTGAGCGGCCGTATTCATGTGAAATATGTGGCAAGAGTTTTCCTCAAAAAGAGCATCTCAACAAACACATCAGATGCCATACAAGGGAACGGCCATATGTTTGCGAGTTGTGTGGAAAAACTTTCATAGAACACGGACATTTAACTACTCATAGGAAGCACCACAAAGAGGAGCGACCGTTCAAGTGTGAAGTGTGTGGGAAGGGTTTTGTCGAGAGATGTAACCTGAAACAGCATCTGAGAAAACACACTGGGGAGCGACCTTATTCGTGTGAGTTTTGTGATAAAGATTTTACGAGGAAAGGAATTTTAAATATACATCTGAGACTACACACCGGTGAGAGACCTTTCATTTGTGACGTGTGTAACAGAGGTTTCACGCGTAAAGATAATCTGAAGCTGCACAAAAGACAGCATACTGGTGAACTGCCATTTGCATGTGATGCATGTGGTAGATGCTATGCTGAAAAAGGAAAGCTTAAAACTCACATGAGAAAACACACAGGTGAGCGACCATTTGCCTGTAAAATTTGTGGCAAAACCTTCACTGAAAATGGAAAGCTCACAAGGCACATGAGACAGCATACTGGGGAACGGCCATTTGAATGCGGGGTTTGTGGTATGAAATTTATCCAAAAAAATCACCTCAATAAACACATGAGACGCCACAATGGTGTGGgacctgtttccagaagaaacgCTAATACCAGCGGTAACAGCGAGCCGGATACGTTGACAGGCAAAgttgaaataagtgaaattatttcTATCCCAGAAGAGCTGGAAAACATTTTCACTGACGGCAACATTCCTGATGTTGATACAGAATTGCACTGCCAGTCTGATTTGTCTCTAGTGAATTCTTTATGTGAAAATAATGAACCTGAAGACTGCTTATCAGAGAATGCTTGTGGAACAAATTTAATGAGGCTTGTAGATCCGTCAGAGATATCACGTGAGTTCATTAAGAGAGAGTCTGAAGATACAGATATCTCACTGGCTGAAGTGAAGGTAGAAGAATCCTTATTTTCTGACACACTTATGAATGTTTCAGTGTAa
- the LOC135213128 gene encoding zinc finger protein OZF-like produces the protein MRIYVEKTSTSMENREENKQKTQIICTEISSREKSSVCETYKDSCRDSKVASPMERNTNEDPRICQEFGKVFSEKGILNVRKRVQKERKSFDCQECGRKFNRGSHLTCHIRIHTGEKPFVCPECGKKFGWKVNLTEHMRTHTGEKPFLCQECGKGFGYKSDLTHHMRTHTGEKPFVCQECGKKFKQKVHLNEHKKTHTGEKPYLCQECGKQFGYKSVLIHHMRTHTGEKPFSCQECGKTFGRKFYLTAHMRSHTGEKPFSCEECGKQYGRKFHLTAHMRTHSGEKGLHYQSTKMHKEHRKLFDRQQTPDSLKSKGVPLAMETKTGDTSDDDIDLRIHSKEKSHRSHSKIHENQEALDLLKSKENPSALDSDSEESSEDYINIPVKVEIKEEFAPCEMNGVVYIKEEPFSI, from the coding sequence ATGAGAATATATGTTGAAAAGACATCCACCTCtatggaaaatagagaagaaaataaacaaaagacgcaAATTATCTGTACCGAAATCAGCAGCAgagaaaaatcatcagtgtgTGAAACATACAAAGACTCGTGTAGGGACTCAAAGGTGGCTAGCCCCATGGAAAGAAACACAAACGAAGATCCACGCATCTGTCAAGAATTTGGAAAGGTATTCAGTGAAAAAGGCATTCTCAATGTTCGCAAGAGAGTTCAGAAAGAAAGGAAGTCATTTGACTGTCAGGAATGTGGAAGGAAATTTAACCGTGGGTCTCACCTCACCTGCCACATCAGAATCCATACAGGTGAAAAGCCATTCGTGTGTCCGGAATGTGGGAAAAAGTTTGGCTGGAAAGTTAATCTTACTGAACATATGAGAACTCATACGGGTGAAAAGCCTTTTCTGTGTCAAGAGTGTGGGAAAGGGTTTGGCTACAAAAGTGATTTGACCCATCATATGAGGACACATACAGGAGAAAAGCCTTTTGTTTGTCAGGAATGTGGGAAAAAGTTCAAACAGAAAGTTCATCTTAATGAACATAAGAAAACTCACACGGGAGAAAAACCTTATCTCTGTCAAGAATGTGGGAAGCAATTTGGTTACAAAAGTGTTTTAATTCATCACATGAGAACTCACACAGGGGAAAAACCCTTTTCCTGCCAGGAATGTGGCAAGACATTTGGGCGGAAATTCTATCTGACAGCCCACATGAGAAGCCATACAGGAGAAAAACCCTTTTCATGTGAAGAATGCGGAAAACAGTATGGACGGAAGTTTCATCTTACTGCACACATGAGAACACATTCAGGCGAAAAGGGCCTTCATTACCAAAGTACGAAAATGCATAAGGAACACCGAAAGCTGTTTGACAGACAGCAGACCCCTGATTCACTTAAAAGCAAAGGAGTTCCCTTGGCAATGGAAACTAAGACCGGAGACACTTCAGATGATGATATTGATTTGAGAATCCATTCCAAAGAAAAGTCGCATCGCTCGCAttcaaaaattcatgaaaatcaaGAGGCTCTTGATTTActcaaaagtaaagaaaatccATCTGCTTTAGACTCTGATAGCGAGGAAAGTTCagaagattatattaatattcctgtgaaagtagaaataaaagaagaatttgcCCCTTGTGAGATGAATGGGGTGGTGTATATTAAAGAAGAACCATTTAGTATATAG